In Curtobacterium sp. L6-1, a genomic segment contains:
- a CDS encoding DUF4383 domain-containing protein, with protein MTTNASTRTDHGYGRTLTQKGALVFGVVFLIVGIAGFIPGLTMDMGSMMAAGNDSNAQLLGLFQVSVLHNIVHLLFGIVGLIAARSFGFSRQYLLVGGIIYAVLFIYGLFTAGMASAANFVPLNSADNVLHLILAVAMIILGIVLPRAGARTAR; from the coding sequence ATGACCACCAACGCATCGACCCGCACCGACCACGGCTACGGCCGGACGCTCACGCAGAAGGGCGCGCTGGTCTTCGGCGTCGTCTTCCTCATCGTCGGCATCGCCGGCTTCATCCCCGGCCTGACCATGGACATGGGCAGCATGATGGCCGCCGGCAACGACTCGAACGCGCAGCTCCTGGGCCTGTTCCAGGTGTCCGTCCTGCACAACATCGTCCACCTGCTGTTCGGCATCGTCGGCCTGATCGCCGCGCGCTCGTTCGGCTTCTCGCGCCAGTACCTGCTCGTCGGCGGCATCATCTACGCCGTGCTCTTCATCTACGGCCTCTTCACGGCCGGCATGGCCAGCGCGGCGAACTTCGTCCCGCTGAACAGCGCCGACAACGTGCTGCACCTGATCCTCGCCGTCGCGATGATCATCCTCGGCATCGTGCTCCCGCGCGCCGGGGCCCGCACCGCCCGCTGA
- a CDS encoding AMP-binding protein: protein MRTEPAAAIRAARDVLIAARTDSAAARATFRWPDVGDTFNWAIDWFDVVAAGNDREALVIVEEDGSESRTTYAEMSARSDRLAARLHDLGVAKGDHVLLMLDNQLELWESMLAVMKTGAVILPTSTMLGAADLQDRIDRGHVAHVVTSLRETPKYADVTGDFTRIVVGGAADGWTSYPTDLGEPAPAGEWRPEVVTAASDPCLVYFTSGTTDKPKMVVHTQTSYPVGHLTTMYWIGLEPGDVHLAISSPGWGKHAWSCFFAPWIAEATVFVHNQERFDPAALLHQLERARVTSFCAPPTVWRLLIQADLGSRPSALREVVSAGEPLNPEVIRLVEESWGRTIRDGYGQTETTAIVGNAPGDVVRPGAMGHGLPGVTIALLDPVTGEPGATEGEVCLDLTTTPVNLMAGYLGAADRTEDALRCGFFHTGDVATRHEDGSLTFVGRTDDVFKSSDYKVSPFEVESALLQHPAVAESAVVPAPHEERLAVVKAYVTLAAGWEADAETARSILAHARTAMPAWQRVRRVEFGPLPKTVSGKIRRVELRAREDAAAGGPQLEGEWRDEQFPGLRTGRRED from the coding sequence ATGCGCACCGAACCCGCCGCCGCCATCCGCGCCGCCCGCGACGTCCTCATCGCAGCACGAACCGACAGCGCCGCGGCCCGCGCGACGTTCCGCTGGCCGGACGTCGGCGACACGTTCAACTGGGCGATCGACTGGTTCGACGTGGTCGCCGCCGGCAACGACCGGGAGGCGCTCGTCATCGTCGAGGAGGACGGCAGCGAGTCGCGCACCACCTACGCCGAGATGTCGGCGCGCTCCGACCGGCTGGCGGCCCGGCTGCACGACCTCGGCGTCGCGAAGGGCGACCACGTGCTGCTCATGCTCGACAACCAGCTCGAGCTGTGGGAGTCGATGCTCGCGGTCATGAAGACCGGCGCGGTGATCCTGCCCACGTCGACGATGCTCGGTGCGGCCGACCTGCAGGACCGCATCGACCGCGGCCACGTGGCCCACGTCGTGACGAGCCTGCGCGAGACCCCGAAGTACGCGGACGTCACGGGCGACTTCACCCGGATCGTGGTCGGTGGGGCCGCCGACGGCTGGACGAGCTACCCGACCGACCTGGGCGAGCCGGCACCCGCGGGGGAGTGGCGACCCGAGGTGGTGACGGCGGCCTCCGACCCGTGCCTGGTCTACTTCACCTCCGGGACGACCGACAAGCCGAAGATGGTCGTGCACACGCAGACGTCCTACCCCGTGGGGCACCTCACCACGATGTACTGGATCGGCCTCGAGCCCGGCGACGTGCACCTGGCGATCAGCTCGCCGGGCTGGGGCAAGCACGCCTGGAGCTGCTTCTTCGCCCCCTGGATCGCCGAGGCCACCGTCTTCGTGCACAACCAGGAGCGCTTCGACCCGGCGGCCCTGCTGCACCAGCTCGAACGGGCTCGGGTCACGTCGTTCTGCGCGCCGCCGACCGTCTGGCGCCTGCTCATCCAGGCCGACCTCGGCAGCCGCCCGAGCGCCCTCCGCGAGGTCGTGTCCGCCGGCGAGCCCCTCAACCCCGAGGTCATCCGCCTGGTCGAGGAGTCCTGGGGCCGGACGATCCGCGACGGCTACGGGCAGACCGAGACGACCGCGATCGTCGGCAACGCCCCGGGCGACGTCGTCCGACCGGGCGCGATGGGCCACGGCCTGCCCGGCGTCACCATCGCGCTCCTCGACCCGGTGACCGGCGAGCCCGGTGCGACCGAGGGCGAGGTCTGCCTCGACCTGACGACGACGCCGGTGAACCTGATGGCCGGCTACCTCGGCGCCGCCGACCGCACCGAGGACGCCCTGCGCTGCGGCTTCTTCCACACCGGGGACGTCGCCACGCGGCACGAGGACGGCTCGCTGACCTTCGTCGGCCGCACCGACGACGTGTTCAAGTCCTCCGACTACAAGGTGTCGCCGTTCGAGGTCGAGAGCGCCCTGCTCCAGCACCCCGCCGTCGCCGAGTCCGCCGTCGTGCCCGCCCCGCACGAGGAACGCCTGGCCGTGGTGAAGGCGTACGTCACGCTCGCCGCCGGGTGGGAGGCGGACGCCGAGACCGCGCGGAGCATCCTCGCGCACGCCCGCACCGCGATGCCGGCCTGGCAGCGCGTGCGACGGGTCGAGTTCGGACCGCTGCCGAAGACCGTGTCCGGCAAGATCCGCCGCGTCGAGCTCCGCGCTCGCGAGGACGCGGCGGCGGGCGGCCCGCAGCTCGAGGGCGAGTGGCGTGACGAGCAGTTCCCGGGCCTCCGCACCGGGCGCCGCGAGGACTGA
- a CDS encoding BLUF domain-containing protein: MLSLIYSSVATDTFDDADLAALLAQSRTANERNDVTGMLLFRNGYFLQLLEGPDAAVRAKMATIKNDTRHTKVTMLLEELVEERQFPEWTMAFVPTSEADLDEVPGYRSTFDDVEAVSTETPAADAVPRSASPALRELIRWFQARPDRFRTTA, encoded by the coding sequence ATGCTGTCGTTGATCTACTCCAGCGTCGCGACGGACACGTTCGACGACGCCGACCTCGCGGCCCTGCTCGCACAGAGCCGCACCGCGAACGAGCGCAACGACGTGACCGGCATGCTGCTGTTCCGCAACGGGTACTTCCTGCAGCTGCTCGAGGGCCCCGACGCGGCCGTCCGCGCGAAGATGGCCACGATCAAGAACGACACGCGCCACACCAAGGTGACGATGCTGCTCGAGGAACTCGTCGAGGAGCGGCAGTTCCCCGAGTGGACGATGGCGTTCGTGCCGACCTCCGAGGCCGACCTCGACGAGGTGCCGGGCTACCGCTCGACCTTCGACGACGTCGAGGCGGTCTCCACCGAGACGCCCGCCGCCGACGCGGTGCCGCGCAGTGCCTCCCCGGCGCTCCGCGAACTCATCCGCTGGTTCCAGGCCCGCCCCGACCGGTTCCGCACCACCGCCTGA
- a CDS encoding VOC family protein — protein MASGVAAVWVPVSNMERAVAFYRDTLGLTVKDQSDDWSEIDADGLMIGLNGRESAGGSSEGGAVVSFQPDGSIEDEVADLKRRGADIQGEISEHPWGKIIPFKDSEGNDLQLYAPPQG, from the coding sequence ATGGCAAGCGGAGTCGCAGCAGTCTGGGTCCCGGTCAGCAACATGGAGCGCGCCGTCGCGTTCTACCGCGACACCCTCGGTCTCACCGTGAAGGACCAGTCCGACGACTGGAGCGAGATCGACGCCGACGGCCTCATGATCGGCCTGAACGGTCGCGAGTCGGCCGGCGGTTCGAGCGAGGGCGGCGCGGTCGTGTCGTTCCAGCCGGACGGCAGCATCGAGGACGAGGTCGCCGACCTGAAGCGCCGTGGCGCGGACATCCAGGGCGAGATCAGCGAGCACCCGTGGGGCAAGATCATCCCCTTCAAGGACAGCGAGGGCAACGACCTGCAGCTGTACGCCCCGCCGCAGGGCTGA
- the mtnN gene encoding 5'-methylthioadenosine/S-adenosylhomocysteine nucleosidase → MEASRRPVAVVIAAMSEEVSAFTDLFGGDPVLDGPTGGHDEHHLLDVDGATVAVRRSGIGFTNATAAVAHAFHDFGSGIPVVSVGTAGGLARDVALGDVVVGDWYVNLNADATAFGYALGQVPGMPPGFSAGADLVRSARAVVTDDVVRAAPIGSSEVFVTEGRALLLRDAFPTVAAVDMESAAIAQFAHVHAMPFVSIRGISDLCAPDGEQFREHLDDAAARAARVAHGVVLGLARRAVLPRG, encoded by the coding sequence GTGGAAGCCTCCCGACGACCCGTCGCAGTCGTCATCGCCGCGATGAGCGAAGAGGTCTCGGCGTTCACCGACCTGTTCGGCGGCGACCCGGTCCTGGACGGCCCGACCGGCGGGCACGACGAACACCACCTGCTCGACGTCGACGGCGCCACGGTCGCCGTCCGCCGCAGCGGGATCGGGTTCACGAACGCGACCGCCGCCGTCGCGCACGCCTTCCACGACTTCGGCTCCGGCATCCCCGTCGTCAGCGTCGGGACCGCCGGTGGCCTCGCCCGCGACGTCGCGCTCGGGGACGTGGTGGTCGGCGACTGGTACGTCAACCTCAACGCCGACGCCACCGCGTTCGGGTACGCGCTCGGCCAGGTGCCGGGCATGCCGCCGGGCTTCTCGGCCGGCGCCGACCTCGTGCGCAGCGCACGCGCCGTGGTGACCGACGACGTCGTCCGCGCCGCACCGATCGGCTCGAGCGAGGTCTTCGTCACGGAAGGGCGGGCGCTGCTCCTCCGCGACGCCTTCCCGACGGTGGCGGCGGTCGACATGGAGTCCGCGGCCATCGCCCAGTTCGCGCACGTGCACGCCATGCCGTTCGTGTCGATCCGGGGCATCAGCGACCTGTGCGCACCTGACGGTGAGCAGTTCCGGGAGCACCTCGACGACGCCGCGGCGCGGGCTGCGCGGGTGGCGCACGGGGTCGTCCTGGGGCTGGCGCGGCGTGCGGTGCTGCCGAGGGGCTGA
- a CDS encoding PepSY-associated TM helix domain-containing protein, with protein MTAVHDRPVPPPAAPAATPTGPDRRRGWIPQLLLRLHFLAGLFVGPFILVAALSGAAYAIGPSVERIVYAHALSAPSTAAPLPLADQVRAAQAYVDVHHPTDTLAAARPAPGRGDTTRVLYAEDGLLESQSRAVFVDPGTAEVRGDELVYGTSGSLPYRTWVSTFHRSLMLGDVGRLYSETAASWLGVVSLAGLGLWVVRFRATRARTASGRPATTARRDLLRPARGVTGYRRTSSWHASTGVWLLLGAVFLSATGITWSQFAGDNVGALRSAWGWSTPSLDRSLGDGAAAPAGGEHAGHHGGGTAAAGTAVTVDADADAFDAVLAAARRVNIDTGQVEITPPATTDQAWSVAEIKRSWPTQVDSVAIDPRDLSTVSRTDFSSYSIPAKAARWGIDTHSGTMWGLPNQVLLFVTALGIAVMVVLGYAMWWQRRPTGARVGRAPRGGALARAPWWGTGMVVVVALGLALLLPTLGVTLLAFVVVDALVVTFRRPSA; from the coding sequence ATGACCGCTGTGCACGACCGCCCCGTTCCGCCGCCCGCCGCCCCGGCCGCGACGCCGACCGGTCCCGACCGCCGGCGGGGGTGGATCCCGCAGCTGCTCCTCCGCCTGCACTTCCTGGCCGGACTGTTCGTCGGCCCGTTCATCCTGGTCGCCGCGCTGTCCGGAGCGGCCTACGCGATCGGCCCGTCCGTTGAGCGGATCGTGTACGCGCACGCCCTGAGCGCGCCGTCGACCGCCGCACCGCTGCCGCTCGCCGACCAGGTCCGAGCCGCCCAGGCGTACGTCGACGTCCACCACCCGACCGACACCCTGGCCGCCGCCCGCCCCGCACCCGGACGCGGCGACACGACACGCGTGCTGTACGCGGAGGACGGACTCCTCGAGTCGCAGTCCCGAGCGGTGTTCGTCGACCCGGGCACGGCCGAGGTCCGCGGCGACGAGCTCGTGTACGGCACGTCGGGGTCGCTGCCGTACCGGACGTGGGTGAGCACGTTCCACCGGTCGCTCATGCTCGGCGACGTCGGCCGGCTCTACAGCGAGACCGCGGCGTCCTGGCTCGGCGTCGTGTCGCTCGCCGGTCTCGGCCTGTGGGTCGTGCGCTTCCGGGCGACGCGTGCGCGGACGGCGTCGGGTCGTCCGGCGACGACTGCGCGGCGAGACCTGCTCCGGCCGGCCCGCGGCGTGACCGGGTACCGCCGGACGTCCTCGTGGCACGCGTCGACGGGGGTGTGGCTGCTGCTCGGCGCGGTCTTCCTGTCGGCCACCGGCATCACGTGGTCGCAGTTCGCCGGCGACAACGTCGGGGCGCTCCGGTCGGCGTGGGGCTGGTCGACGCCGTCGCTCGACCGGTCGCTCGGCGATGGTGCCGCCGCCCCCGCCGGGGGTGAGCACGCCGGTCACCACGGCGGCGGGACGGCCGCCGCGGGCACGGCGGTCACGGTCGACGCCGACGCCGACGCCTTCGACGCGGTGCTCGCCGCGGCACGGCGGGTCAACATCGACACCGGCCAGGTGGAGATCACCCCGCCGGCGACGACCGACCAAGCGTGGAGCGTCGCTGAGATCAAGCGCTCGTGGCCGACCCAGGTGGACTCGGTCGCCATCGACCCGCGGGACCTGTCCACGGTGTCGCGGACGGACTTCTCGTCGTACTCGATCCCGGCGAAGGCGGCCCGGTGGGGCATCGACACCCACTCCGGCACGATGTGGGGCCTGCCGAACCAGGTGCTGCTGTTCGTCACCGCGCTCGGCATCGCGGTGATGGTGGTCCTCGGCTACGCCATGTGGTGGCAGCGCCGGCCCACCGGTGCCCGGGTCGGCCGGGCGCCGCGCGGTGGTGCGCTCGCGCGGGCGCCGTGGTGGGGGACCGGGATGGTCGTCGTGGTGGCGCTCGGGCTCGCGCTGCTCCTGCCGACGCTCGGCGTGACGTTGCTCGCGTTCGTCGTCGTCGACGCGCTCGTGGTCACCTTCCGGCGCCCGTCGGCCTGA
- a CDS encoding heavy metal translocating P-type ATPase, with product MTATGAPVELAIEGMTCASCANRIERKLNKMPGVSATVNYATETATVSLPDGTAVDDAITTVEQAGYGARLPEPEQPDVDALAPLRRRLVVSTVLAVPVVALSMVPALQFPWWQWVALVLAAPVATWGAWPFHRAAAVNARHGSATMDTLVSIGVAAAALWSVWALVFGGAGGPDVHMTFALTAPRGAAPEPYLEVAAAVTVFLLAGRYAEGRAKTRSSAALRALLALGASTARVLRDGHEVEVPVVSLRVGDRFVVRPGERIATDGTVVDGTSAVDTSVMTGESVPVEVGPGAPVTGATVNVGGLLTVEARRVGADTELARIGKLVTAAQTGKAQVQRLADRVSGVFVPVVLGLALLALVGWLLLTGDVEAALTAAVATLVIACPCALGLATPTALLVGTGRGSQLGILIRGPQVLEATRRIDTVLLDKTGTVTTGTMRVTAVLPADGEDADAVLRAGAAAESGSEHPIARALVAAVPDAPRPESFASTAGLGVQAVVEGALVLVGRPAWLRDAWAVSVPEALTAAAEEAEAAGRTTVAVARDGRVRGLVVVADTVAPGAADAVTRLHDLGLETMLLTGDAEGGARSVADQVGIARVTAGVRPEDKYRIVTELQAAGRTVAMVGDGVNDAAALAAADLGIAMGTGTDAAVEAADITLVRADLRAAVDAVRLSRRTLCTVRTNLFWAFAYNVAAIPLAMAGLLNPVIAGAAMALSSVFVVTNSLRLRRFRSVDASTR from the coding sequence GTGACCGCCACGGGAGCGCCGGTCGAACTCGCGATCGAGGGCATGACGTGCGCCTCGTGCGCGAACCGCATCGAGCGCAAGCTCAACAAGATGCCCGGCGTCTCCGCGACCGTGAACTACGCCACCGAGACGGCCACGGTCTCCCTGCCGGACGGCACGGCGGTCGACGACGCCATCACCACCGTCGAGCAGGCCGGCTACGGTGCGCGGCTGCCGGAGCCCGAGCAGCCCGACGTCGACGCGCTCGCCCCGCTCCGCCGTCGGCTGGTCGTCTCGACGGTGCTGGCCGTCCCCGTGGTCGCACTGTCGATGGTCCCCGCGCTGCAGTTCCCCTGGTGGCAGTGGGTCGCACTCGTCCTCGCGGCGCCGGTGGCGACCTGGGGTGCCTGGCCGTTCCACCGTGCCGCCGCGGTGAACGCCCGGCACGGTTCCGCGACGATGGACACGCTCGTCAGCATCGGTGTCGCCGCCGCCGCCCTCTGGTCGGTCTGGGCGCTCGTGTTCGGCGGTGCCGGCGGGCCCGACGTGCACATGACCTTCGCGCTCACCGCTCCCCGGGGAGCCGCCCCGGAGCCGTACCTCGAGGTCGCGGCGGCCGTGACCGTGTTCCTCCTGGCCGGTCGGTACGCCGAGGGCCGCGCGAAGACCCGGTCGAGCGCGGCACTGCGGGCGCTCCTGGCCCTCGGCGCGAGCACGGCGCGGGTGCTCCGCGACGGCCACGAGGTCGAGGTCCCGGTCGTGTCGCTCCGCGTCGGTGACCGCTTCGTCGTGCGCCCGGGCGAGCGGATCGCCACCGACGGCACGGTGGTCGACGGCACGAGCGCGGTCGACACGAGCGTCATGACGGGCGAGAGCGTCCCCGTCGAGGTCGGCCCCGGTGCCCCGGTCACCGGCGCGACCGTGAACGTCGGCGGACTGCTGACCGTCGAGGCGCGCCGCGTCGGTGCCGACACCGAGCTCGCCCGGATCGGGAAGCTCGTGACCGCGGCACAGACCGGCAAGGCCCAGGTGCAGCGGCTCGCCGACCGGGTCTCCGGGGTGTTCGTGCCCGTCGTGCTCGGGCTCGCCCTGCTCGCGCTGGTCGGCTGGCTCCTGCTGACCGGGGACGTCGAGGCGGCCCTGACCGCGGCCGTCGCCACGCTCGTCATCGCCTGCCCCTGCGCGCTCGGACTCGCCACGCCCACGGCGCTCCTGGTCGGGACCGGCCGTGGCTCGCAGCTCGGCATCCTCATCCGCGGCCCGCAGGTGCTCGAGGCCACCCGCCGCATCGACACCGTCCTGCTCGACAAGACCGGGACCGTGACGACCGGCACCATGCGCGTGACCGCCGTGCTCCCCGCCGACGGCGAGGACGCCGACGCCGTGCTGCGTGCCGGTGCCGCCGCCGAGTCCGGGTCCGAGCACCCGATCGCCCGCGCCCTGGTCGCCGCGGTGCCCGACGCACCCCGGCCGGAGTCCTTCGCCTCGACCGCCGGACTCGGCGTGCAGGCCGTCGTCGAGGGTGCCCTCGTCCTGGTCGGTCGTCCGGCCTGGCTCCGGGACGCCTGGGCCGTGTCGGTGCCGGAGGCCCTGACCGCCGCCGCCGAGGAGGCCGAGGCCGCCGGTCGCACCACGGTCGCGGTCGCCCGGGACGGCCGGGTCCGGGGCCTCGTCGTCGTCGCCGACACCGTCGCGCCCGGTGCGGCCGACGCCGTCACCCGCCTGCACGACCTCGGCCTCGAGACGATGCTCCTCACCGGGGACGCCGAGGGGGGCGCCCGGAGCGTCGCCGACCAGGTCGGGATCGCCCGCGTGACCGCCGGGGTCCGGCCCGAGGACAAGTACCGCATCGTCACCGAACTGCAGGCCGCGGGACGCACCGTGGCGATGGTCGGCGACGGGGTGAACGACGCCGCCGCGCTCGCCGCCGCCGACCTCGGCATCGCGATGGGCACCGGGACCGACGCCGCCGTCGAGGCCGCCGACATCACCCTCGTGCGCGCCGACCTCCGTGCCGCCGTCGACGCCGTCCGGCTGTCGCGACGGACGCTCTGCACGGTCCGGACCAACCTGTTCTGGGCCTTCGCGTACAACGTGGCGGCGATCCCGCTCGCGATGGCCGGGCTGCTCAACCCCGTGATCGCGGGCGCGGCGATGGCGCTGTCCTCGGTGTTCGTGGTGACCAACAGCCTCCGACTGCGCCGCTTCCGGTCCGTCGACGCGAGCACACGGTGA
- a CDS encoding metal-sensitive transcriptional regulator translates to MSEGPARHHGYISAKDDYLQRLRRIEGQARGLQRMVEDEQYCIDILTQVSAMTKALQAVSMGLLEDHLRHCVTDAVAQGGPAAEEKIQEAALAIKRLVRS, encoded by the coding sequence ATGTCCGAAGGACCCGCACGCCACCACGGCTACATCTCCGCGAAGGACGACTACCTGCAGCGCCTGCGCCGGATCGAGGGCCAGGCGCGCGGGCTGCAGCGGATGGTCGAGGACGAGCAGTACTGCATCGACATCCTCACGCAGGTGTCCGCGATGACGAAGGCGCTGCAGGCGGTGTCGATGGGCCTGCTCGAGGACCACCTGCGGCACTGCGTGACCGACGCCGTCGCCCAGGGTGGACCGGCCGCCGAGGAGAAGATCCAGGAGGCGGCTCTGGCCATCAAGCGCTTGGTCCGGTCCTGA
- the msrA gene encoding peptide-methionine (S)-S-oxide reductase MsrA produces MTTTETAILAGGCFWGAQQLLRRQPGVLSTRVGYSGGDVPNATYRNHGTHAEAVEIVFDPTVISYRELLEFFFQIHDPSTKDRQGNDVGVSYRSAVFFTSDEQRDVALDTIADVDASGIWPGKVVTEVTAAGPFWEAEEEHQDYLEKIPNGYTCHYVRPNWVLPKRSEAAATA; encoded by the coding sequence ATGACCACCACCGAGACCGCGATCCTCGCCGGCGGATGCTTCTGGGGAGCGCAGCAGCTCCTCCGCCGCCAGCCCGGAGTCCTCAGCACCCGCGTCGGCTACTCCGGCGGCGACGTCCCGAACGCCACCTACCGCAACCACGGCACGCACGCCGAGGCCGTCGAGATCGTCTTCGACCCCACGGTGATCTCGTACCGCGAGCTCCTCGAGTTCTTCTTCCAGATCCACGACCCGTCCACCAAGGACCGGCAGGGCAACGACGTCGGTGTCAGCTACCGGTCGGCCGTCTTCTTCACCTCGGACGAGCAGCGCGACGTCGCACTCGACACCATCGCCGACGTCGACGCCTCGGGCATCTGGCCGGGCAAGGTCGTCACCGAGGTCACCGCGGCCGGCCCGTTCTGGGAGGCCGAGGAGGAGCACCAGGACTACCTCGAGAAGATCCCGAACGGGTACACCTGCCACTACGTGCGCCCGAACTGGGTGCTGCCGAAGCGCAGCGAGGCGGCCGCCACGGCCTGA
- a CDS encoding heavy-metal-associated domain-containing protein, translating to MSDQPTATYGIEGMTCEHCVMSIDEAFRELPGVTDVRVELVVGGRSTATVTSTAPLDDAAVDAAVDEAGYTLVER from the coding sequence ATGAGCGACCAGCCGACCGCCACCTACGGCATCGAGGGCATGACCTGCGAGCACTGCGTGATGAGCATCGACGAGGCGTTCCGCGAACTCCCCGGCGTCACCGACGTCCGGGTCGAGCTGGTGGTCGGTGGCCGCTCCACCGCCACGGTCACGAGCACCGCGCCCCTCGACGACGCCGCGGTCGACGCCGCGGTCGACGAGGCGGGCTACACCCTGGTGGAGCGCTGA
- a CDS encoding YdeI/OmpD-associated family protein — translation MVERSAPEQLIVPNAAAWRAWLDERESASDGVWLVLAKKGTQSPTSLTYTQALDEALCSGWIDGRKSAVDQATFRQHFTPRRARSMWSQRNIALVTALLDSGRMRDRGLAEIERAQADGRWERAYAGASSIECPDDLVQALSASPRADAAFRALTKSARYPILLDVTTAMTATTRAARISRHVARLADSPDNRFG, via the coding sequence CGCGGCAGCATGGCGCGCCTGGCTCGATGAGCGTGAAAGTGCCAGCGACGGCGTCTGGCTCGTGCTGGCGAAGAAGGGCACGCAGAGCCCGACTTCCCTCACGTATACGCAAGCCCTGGACGAAGCTCTGTGCAGCGGGTGGATTGACGGACGCAAGAGCGCAGTCGACCAGGCGACCTTCCGTCAGCACTTCACTCCCCGCCGGGCACGTTCCATGTGGTCGCAACGGAACATCGCCCTCGTCACCGCGCTCCTCGACTCGGGACGCATGCGCGACCGCGGACTGGCGGAGATCGAACGCGCACAGGCTGACGGACGCTGGGAACGCGCCTACGCAGGAGCATCTTCAATTGAATGCCCCGATGACCTGGTGCAAGCGCTCAGCGCATCTCCTCGCGCGGACGCGGCTTTCCGTGCCCTGACGAAGTCGGCCCGCTACCCGATCCTTCTCGACGTAACAACTGCGATGACGGCCACGACACGGGCTGCACGAATCTCTCGGCACGTGGCGAGGTTGGCGGACAGCCCTGACAACCGCTTCGGATGA
- a CDS encoding helix-turn-helix transcriptional regulator — protein sequence MTTIDDRRPTACDDVESRSTVRIEAAGSAPDRAVLDLSGYYAGRGWSARATDRPFGYRYTAVGDADVTLRRSQISGAIRGAIPASDDYIVQWLTTGHGVPDVLRDRVPMTGDVPMLFPTAREFVFEYEDYDQRVVHMSRRLVHEVADEQFHTGQVADLGIDHLRVLDPAAVTLWRNSLALLSRELRTGGVDTLLWHTLTRGTAAAFLRMYPPTAAELPPAVLLPRRARLRAAVEYVHEHAAEPVSVSEVARAAGLSVRATQEAFQRHLGVTPMQYLQHVRLDHVRRELLHADVGTTAVQSVARRWGFAHLGRFSAAYRATFGEYPRNTLRR from the coding sequence ATGACCACGATCGACGACCGCAGGCCCACCGCGTGTGACGACGTCGAGTCCCGCAGCACCGTGCGCATCGAGGCCGCCGGCAGCGCACCCGACCGGGCCGTCCTCGACCTGAGCGGCTACTACGCCGGACGCGGGTGGTCCGCTCGTGCCACCGACCGTCCCTTCGGGTACCGGTACACGGCCGTGGGCGACGCCGACGTGACCCTCCGCCGCTCGCAGATCTCCGGCGCCATCCGCGGTGCGATCCCGGCGTCCGACGACTACATCGTGCAGTGGCTGACGACCGGCCACGGTGTCCCCGACGTCCTGCGCGACCGCGTGCCGATGACCGGCGACGTGCCGATGCTGTTCCCCACCGCCCGCGAGTTCGTCTTCGAGTACGAGGACTACGACCAGCGCGTCGTGCACATGTCCCGCCGACTCGTGCACGAGGTCGCCGACGAGCAGTTCCACACCGGCCAGGTCGCCGACCTCGGCATCGACCACCTGCGCGTGCTGGACCCCGCCGCCGTCACGCTCTGGCGGAACAGCCTGGCGCTGCTCTCGCGCGAACTGCGGACCGGCGGCGTCGACACCCTGCTCTGGCACACCCTGACCCGCGGGACCGCCGCCGCCTTCCTCCGCATGTACCCGCCGACCGCGGCCGAGCTGCCGCCGGCCGTCCTCCTGCCGCGTCGGGCCCGCCTCCGCGCCGCCGTCGAGTACGTGCACGAGCACGCCGCCGAGCCGGTCAGCGTCTCCGAGGTCGCGCGCGCCGCCGGCCTCAGCGTCCGGGCCACGCAGGAGGCGTTCCAGCGGCACCTCGGGGTGACGCCCATGCAGTACCTGCAGCACGTGCGGCTCGACCACGTGCGCCGCGAACTGCTGCACGCCGACGTCGGCACCACGGCCGTCCAGTCCGTCGCCCGCCGCTGGGGCTTCGCGCACCTCGGTCGGTTCTCGGCCGCGTACCGGGCCACCTTCGGCGAGTACCCGCGGAACACGCTGCGCCGCTGA
- a CDS encoding Dabb family protein yields the protein MTEIVHVVLVEWDEATATGADRATDLAQEHLPTIDGVLSVAAGPSVSPEGMESGFQWALVVRFRDAAARDAYLPHPAHQPVADHIGAHSARVVVFDVGT from the coding sequence GTGACCGAGATCGTGCACGTCGTGCTGGTGGAGTGGGACGAGGCGACCGCGACCGGCGCCGACCGGGCGACCGATCTCGCGCAGGAGCACCTGCCGACGATCGACGGCGTGCTGTCCGTCGCGGCGGGGCCGAGCGTCAGCCCCGAGGGGATGGAGAGCGGCTTCCAGTGGGCGCTCGTCGTCCGCTTCCGGGACGCTGCGGCACGCGACGCGTATTTACCGCACCCGGCACACCAGCCGGTGGCCGACCACATCGGGGCGCACAGCGCACGCGTGGTCGTGTTCGACGTCGGCACCTGA